One Xyrauchen texanus isolate HMW12.3.18 chromosome 44, RBS_HiC_50CHRs, whole genome shotgun sequence DNA segment encodes these proteins:
- the LOC127636593 gene encoding synaptobrevin homolog YKT6-like, which yields MKLYSLSVLYKGSTKANLLKAAYDLSSFSFFQRSSLQEFMTFTSALIVERSALGTRASVKEQEYLCHVYVRNDNLGGVVIADSEYPSRVGFTLLDKVLDEFSRQVNSIDWPSGSPATIQYTALDSHLAKYQNPREADAMTKVQAELDETKIILHNTMESLLDRGEKLDDLVQKSEHLGNQSKAFYKTARKQNSCCEVM from the exons ATGAAACTCTACAGTTTGAGCGTGTTGTATAAAGGTTCAACGAAGGCCAACCTGCTTAAAGCCGCATATGATCTGTCATCCTTTAGTTTCTTCCAGAGATCCAG TCTGCAGGAGTTTATGACGTTTACCAGCGCGCTTATTGTTGAACGTTCAGCTTTAGGAACTCGTGCGTCTGTCAAAGAACAAG aGTACTTGTGTCATGTATACGTGCGCAATGACAATCTTGGAGGCGTGGTGATCGCAGACAGTGAATATCCCTCCAGAGTGGGTTTTACTTTACTCGATAAG GTGTTGGATGAGTTCTCCAGGCAGGTGAACAGCATCGACTGGCCGTCTGGGTCACCAGCGACTATACAGTACACGGCACTGGACAGTCACCTGGCAAAATACCAG AATCCTCGTGAGGCGGACGCTATGACCAAAGTGCAAGCTGAACTGGATGAAACTAAAATTATTTTG CACAACACAATGGAGTCACTCCTAGATAGAGGAGAGAAACTGGATGATTTAGTGCAGAAATCTGAGCATCTGGGAAACCAATCGAAAGCCTTTTATAAAACG GCACGCAAGCAGAACTCGTGCTGTGAGGTCATGTGA